A genomic window from Candidatus Hydrogenedentota bacterium includes:
- a CDS encoding class IV adenylate cyclase, protein MPENVEIKARLCGDVASARERALALSTKAPKVIEQEDTFFCVPRGRLKLRVSNAAPAELIYYERADESGPTRSIYFAAHIDDPTAMKRVLQMSLGIRGVIRKTRELFLASNTRIHIDDVESLGRFIELEVMLAGESEAAGHKKCREMMHALGIDEAALIDCAYIDMLEGCISQAVSDKAALPLNRTMGPDPINSHP, encoded by the coding sequence ATGCCAGAGAACGTGGAGATTAAGGCACGCTTGTGTGGTGATGTCGCGTCGGCGCGGGAACGTGCGTTGGCACTCTCAACCAAGGCCCCCAAGGTGATTGAGCAGGAAGACACGTTCTTCTGCGTACCACGGGGCAGGTTGAAGTTGCGTGTCTCGAACGCGGCGCCAGCCGAGTTAATCTACTATGAGCGTGCCGACGAGTCCGGCCCGACCCGGTCCATCTACTTCGCAGCCCACATCGACGACCCGACGGCAATGAAACGCGTGCTCCAAATGAGCTTGGGGATACGCGGCGTCATACGCAAAACGCGCGAGCTATTCCTGGCATCCAATACAAGGATTCATATCGATGACGTTGAGTCGCTGGGCCGGTTTATCGAGCTCGAAGTGATGCTGGCAGGGGAAAGCGAGGCTGCGGGTCACAAGAAATGCCGCGAGATGATGCATGCGCTGGGTATTGACGAGGCGGCTCTGATTGACTGCGCTTACATCGACATGTTGGAGGGATGTATCTCCCAAGCAGTATCTGATAAAGCAGCCCTTCCCCTTAACCGCACGATGGGCCCTGACCCAATCAATTCACACCCGTAA